From the genome of Tsukamurella pulmonis:
ATCCCTGGTGGCGCTCGGCATCCTGATCTGGGCGATCTTCACCGGGGGGAACGCCTGGTGGGTCTTCGCCGGCGCGCTCGCGGTGATGGTGCTGGCCTGGGGGGTGAAGTACCTCGTCGGCGGTCGCACCATGGCCAAGGCCGGGGTGGGGAAGTGGTCGCTCGTGGCCGGCGGCATCGTCGGCATCGTGGGCTTCTTCGTGATCCCCGTGATCGGGCTGCTCATCGGCTTCGTCGGGGGCACCTTCGTGGCCGAGGCGATCCGTTTGCAGGACGCCAAGGCGGGCTGGCGGGCCGCGCTCGCCGCGACCAGGGCCGCGGGCCTGCTCATCCTCACCGAGCTCGCGGGCGCGCTGGGCGCCATCACGATCTGGCTGGCCGCGGTGCTCTCCTAGAGATCCTCCTCGAGGGTCATTCCGAGGCGGGCCGCCTCCCTCCGGACCCGGTCGGCCTGTTCCTGCAGCAGTGCCTCCTTCTTCTGCAGTCGCATCTCCTCCTGCTCGAGGTGCGCGTCATCGCGGCGCACCCGGGCCACCTTCCGGTTGGTGTTCTTCACCGTCGCCTTCGCCAGCGAGCCGCCGACGGCGACGAACAGGCCCACCACGACGAGCGCGTAGATCAGGGTGAAGATCTTCGACACGGTGGTCGTGGGGCCCAGCGCACCGTTGCCCATCGGCAGTCCCACCGACACGGCGTAGAACAGTGAATCGAGCACCGACCACTTCTCGGTGAGCGTGTAGAAGATCGTCGCGCCGGTCACCGTGCCCACCAGGCTGATCGCCGCGCCCCGCGAGACTCGGTCGCGCCAGCTGGTGACGACCGCGTCGACGAGTCGCTTCACCATGAGAATCAGGCTCACCATGGAGCGATCGTAGCGATTGCAATGTGAGCCGGTGATCGGATCACGGTTGTCCGCGCGGCCGGGCCGCGCGGTGCCGGGACGTACTGTGTCTCCCATGAATCCGCAGACGACCGCGCTGTTCGACCTCGCCGGCCGCACCGCGCTGGTGACCGGGGCGAGTTCGGGGATCGGCGCCGCGATCGCGCAGGCGCTCGAGGGCGCCGGGGCGCGGGTCCTCCGGGCGGGCCGCGACCGCGATCGGCTCGGGCCCGACGGGATCAGCGCCGACCTGGGCGCCGGCGCGGCTGCGTTGATCGCGCAGGTGGACGGACGGGCCGACGCCGTCGACATCCTGGTCAACTGCGCGGGCAGCAACCCGCGCCCGCCGCTCGCCGAGATCGACGACGTGCTCTACCGGGAGATCCTCGCCGTCAATCTCGATGCGCCCTTCCAGCTCGGCCGGCACTACGGGCCGCGGATGGCCGCCCGGGGCTGGGGCCGGATCATCAACGTCGCATCGACCCAGGCGCATCGCGCATTCGGCAACAGTGGCGTCTACGGCGTCGCGAAGGCCGGCATCGCCGGGCTGACGCGGTCCCAGTCCGAGGCGTGGGCGCCGTCGGGCGTCACCGCGAACTCACTCACGCCCGGACTCGTCGCGACGCCGATGACCGCACCCGTCCTGGCCGATCCGGAGCGCGCCGACTACTTCCGGCGGCGCGCGCACACCGGGACGCTGGGCGCACCGGCGGACTTCGCGGCGGCGGCGATCTTCCTCGCCGGCCCCGGTTCCGGTTGGGTGACCGGGCAGAACCTCTGCGTCGACGGTGGGCTTTCCGTCACCTGAGCCTCGGAGAATCGGCCGATTCCCGCGTGGCGATGCGCTCACGGGATCGCCGGCCGGAAATCAGCCGATTCGTCGACTACACGCGCTCGAGCACCACGCTCGCGCCGTGGCCGCCCGCCGCGCAGATGCCGAGCAGGGCGGTGTCCTTGCCGGTCAGTGCGAGCTCGTTGGCCATCGTGGTGACCATGCGGGCACCGGTGGCGCCGAAGGGGTGGCCGATCGACACCGATCCGCCGTGCACGTTGAGTCGTTCCGGGTCGATCGTGCCGACGGGCTCGTCGCGGCCGAGACGCTCCGCCGCCCATTCCGGGCTGGCCAGGGCGTCGAGAACGGAGAGCGTCTGCGCGGCGAAGGCCTCGTGGATGTCCACCAGGTCGACGTCCTCGAGCTTCAGGCCCGCCTTCTCCAGCGCGCGGGGCATCGAGATCGCGGGGCCGATGAGCACCTCGTCGGCGGGGTCGACGCTGACGTAGCTCCACGAGCGGATCGCGGCGAGCGGGGTCAGGCCGAGCTCGCGCGCCTTCTCCTCGCTCATGAGCAGCACCGCGGCGGCACCGTCGGTGAGCGGGCTGGCGTTGCCCGCGGTCACGGTGCCCTCGCGCTCGAACGCGGGCTTCAGGCGCGCCATCTTCTCGGCGCTGGTGTCGGCCCGGACCAGGCCGTCGCGGGTCACCGTGGTGCCGTCGGGGGTGGTCACCGGGACCACCTCGCGGTCGAAGCGGCCCGAGGCGATGGCCGCCGCGGCGCGGGCGTGCGAGCGGGCGGCGAACTCGTCCTGCGCCTCGCGGGTGATGCCGTGGATGCGCGCCATCTTCTCCGCCGACTCGCCCATCACCTCGCCGGTGGTGCGCTCCTCGATCCGGGGGCGACTGGGCAGCAGGCCGGTGAACGGGGCGAGCCCGATCGCGGCGCCGACGTAGTCGCGGGCCGACGGTTTGCCCAGGGCCAGCGGAGCCGCGGCCTGCACCAGCTTCTGCGGCAGGTTCACTGCGGCGTTGGAGACCGAATCGGAGCCGCCGGCGATCATCACGTCGTACTCGCCGCGCTCGATCGCGGCGGCGGCGGTGGTGATCGCCTGCAGGCCGGAGGCGCAGGCGCGGGTCACGGTGTGCCCCTCGACGCCGTGACCGAGCCCGAGGTCCAGAGCGATCTCGCGGGCGATGTTCGGCGCACCCGCGGGCAGGATGACCCCGCCCCAGACGATGGCCTCGACGCCGTCCGCGACGGCCGGAACACGATCGAGGAGGCCGCGGACGGCCTGGTCCGCGAGGGCGATGCTGTCGAGGCGGACGTAGTCGCCGAAGGCGCGGACGAACGGGGTGCGCGCGCCGGAGACGATCACGGCGCGGCGACTCTGCTGCGTGGTCATGCCGCTATCTTACTCACGAGTCAGTTCGAGTGGGTGATCACGGTCACGGTGTTTCGGCCGTCACCTGCGTCCCACCTGTCACGGCCCAGCGCGGCAACCCGAACCCGACGGCGCACCGACATACTCTGGGCCGGTGAACACGCCGATGCGCAGCGCCGTCGCGATCG
Proteins encoded in this window:
- a CDS encoding DUF456 domain-containing protein, with product MNAWGYVAVVALMVVGLVGIVVPLLPGSSLVALGILIWAIFTGGNAWWVFAGALAVMVLAWGVKYLVGGRTMAKAGVGKWSLVAGGIVGIVGFFVIPVIGLLIGFVGGTFVAEAIRLQDAKAGWRAALAATRAAGLLILTELAGALGAITIWLAAVLS
- a CDS encoding acetyl-CoA C-acyltransferase, translated to MTTQQSRRAVIVSGARTPFVRAFGDYVRLDSIALADQAVRGLLDRVPAVADGVEAIVWGGVILPAGAPNIAREIALDLGLGHGVEGHTVTRACASGLQAITTAAAAIERGEYDVMIAGGSDSVSNAAVNLPQKLVQAAAPLALGKPSARDYVGAAIGLAPFTGLLPSRPRIEERTTGEVMGESAEKMARIHGITREAQDEFAARSHARAAAAIASGRFDREVVPVTTPDGTTVTRDGLVRADTSAEKMARLKPAFEREGTVTAGNASPLTDGAAAVLLMSEEKARELGLTPLAAIRSWSYVSVDPADEVLIGPAISMPRALEKAGLKLEDVDLVDIHEAFAAQTLSVLDALASPEWAAERLGRDEPVGTIDPERLNVHGGSVSIGHPFGATGARMVTTMANELALTGKDTALLGICAAGGHGASVVLERV
- a CDS encoding potassium channel family protein, whose amino-acid sequence is MVSLILMVKRLVDAVVTSWRDRVSRGAAISLVGTVTGATIFYTLTEKWSVLDSLFYAVSVGLPMGNGALGPTTTVSKIFTLIYALVVVGLFVAVGGSLAKATVKNTNRKVARVRRDDAHLEQEEMRLQKKEALLQEQADRVRREAARLGMTLEEDL
- a CDS encoding SDR family NAD(P)-dependent oxidoreductase; this encodes MNPQTTALFDLAGRTALVTGASSGIGAAIAQALEGAGARVLRAGRDRDRLGPDGISADLGAGAAALIAQVDGRADAVDILVNCAGSNPRPPLAEIDDVLYREILAVNLDAPFQLGRHYGPRMAARGWGRIINVASTQAHRAFGNSGVYGVAKAGIAGLTRSQSEAWAPSGVTANSLTPGLVATPMTAPVLADPERADYFRRRAHTGTLGAPADFAAAAIFLAGPGSGWVTGQNLCVDGGLSVT